In Henckelia pumila isolate YLH828 unplaced genomic scaffold, ASM3356847v2 CTG_80:::fragment_1, whole genome shotgun sequence, one genomic interval encodes:
- the LOC140873618 gene encoding uncharacterized protein isoform X1, which produces MIPLTSTASPASSISLKPSFIPSLKPCYARYNQFKILRQRRLRGGKCRAEFSADAPVSVAIGACILNSLVFPVAPSPEDEEAESLIDSADARFAVMGIISFIPYFNWMSWVFAWLDTGKRRYAVYALVYLAPYLRPNLSISPEESWLPIASILLCIAHIQLEASIKNGDLQGFQLFNEAAKRVSSLTHKKNDRNYEEDREKGRHNLSSAPENFRNQIKDWNDPQKLVQDEPSSEDEDYDY; this is translated from the exons ATGATCCCTCTCACCTCCACTGCGTCTCCAGCTTCTTCCATTTCGCTCAAACCCAGTTTTATACCCTCCCTCAAACCTTGTTATGCAAGGTATAATCAATTCAAAATACTCAGACAG AGGAGGTTAAGAGGTGGGAAGTGTAGGGCGGAGTTCTCGGCCGACGCGCCGGTGAGCGTGGCAATCGGCGCGTGCATCCTTAACTCTCTGGTTTTCCCGGTGGCTCCCTCGCCGGAAGATGAGGAAGCAGAATCACTTATTGACTCGGCTGACGCGAGGTTTGCTGTGATGGGAATCATTAGCTTCATCCCTTATTTCAATTGGAtg AGTTGGGTATTTGCTTGGTTGGATACCGGAAAACGACGCTATGCAGTCTATGCTCTTGTCTATTTAGCTCCTTACTTGAG ACCAAATTTGTCAATATCTCCAGAGGAGAGCTGGCTGCCAATTGCTAGCATTCTTCTTTGCATCGCTCACATTCAG CTGGAAGCAAGTATTAAAAATGGAGATCTTCAGGGCTTCCAGTTATTTAATGAGGCAGCAAAGCGAGTTTCATCTCTCACGCATAAGAAGAATGACAGGAACTATGAAGAG GATAGGGAAAAGGGCCGCCATAATCTATCATCCGCTCCCGAAAATTTTAGAAATCAGATAAAGGATTGGAATGACCCTCAGAAACTTGTCCAAGATGAACCCTCGAGTGAAGATGAAGATTATGATTACTGA
- the LOC140873618 gene encoding uncharacterized protein isoform X2, which translates to MIPLTSTASPASSISLKPSFIPSLKPCYARYNQFKILRQRRLRGGKCRAEFSADAPVSVAIGACILNSLVFPVAPSPEDEEAESLIDSADARFAVMGIISFIPYFNWMSWVFAWLDTGKRRYAVYALVYLAPYLRPNLSISPEESWLPIASILLCIAHIQLEASIKNGDLQGFQLFNEAAKRVSSLTHKKNDRNYEEGKGPP; encoded by the exons ATGATCCCTCTCACCTCCACTGCGTCTCCAGCTTCTTCCATTTCGCTCAAACCCAGTTTTATACCCTCCCTCAAACCTTGTTATGCAAGGTATAATCAATTCAAAATACTCAGACAG AGGAGGTTAAGAGGTGGGAAGTGTAGGGCGGAGTTCTCGGCCGACGCGCCGGTGAGCGTGGCAATCGGCGCGTGCATCCTTAACTCTCTGGTTTTCCCGGTGGCTCCCTCGCCGGAAGATGAGGAAGCAGAATCACTTATTGACTCGGCTGACGCGAGGTTTGCTGTGATGGGAATCATTAGCTTCATCCCTTATTTCAATTGGAtg AGTTGGGTATTTGCTTGGTTGGATACCGGAAAACGACGCTATGCAGTCTATGCTCTTGTCTATTTAGCTCCTTACTTGAG ACCAAATTTGTCAATATCTCCAGAGGAGAGCTGGCTGCCAATTGCTAGCATTCTTCTTTGCATCGCTCACATTCAG CTGGAAGCAAGTATTAAAAATGGAGATCTTCAGGGCTTCCAGTTATTTAATGAGGCAGCAAAGCGAGTTTCATCTCTCACGCATAAGAAGAATGACAGGAACTATGAAGAG GGAAAAGGGCCGCCATAA